One genomic region from Salvia hispanica cultivar TCC Black 2014 chromosome 2, UniMelb_Shisp_WGS_1.0, whole genome shotgun sequence encodes:
- the LOC125205566 gene encoding probable serine/threonine-protein kinase PBL3 isoform X2, which yields MGNCFGSSARVDATLSTTSASRFACKNSNSSAPSNISIPSYSAKSSAESLPTPRSEAEILSSPHVKAFSFNELKNATRNFRPDSLLGEGGFGYVFKGWIDEHTLTAARPGSGLVIAVKKLKPEGFQGHKEWLTEVNYLGQLRHPNLVKLIGYCSDGDNRLLVYEFMPKGSLENHLFRRGPQPLSWATRIKVAIGAARGLSFLHEAEEQVIYRDFKASNILLDGEFNSKLSDFGLAKAGPTGDRTHVSTQVMGTHGYAAPEYVATGRLTAKSDVYSFGVVMLELLSGRRAVDKTKVGVEQNLVDWAKPYMGDKRKLFRIMDIKLEGQYPQKAAFTAATIAVQCLSHEAKQRPRMAEVLAKLEELQAPKCAIRHLKTDNQQGEHVPILQSKHHSPMNMTPLASPVPAHRRSPRVR from the exons CATCGAGATTTGCCTGCAAAAACAGCAACTCATCAGCTCCATCCAACATAAGCATTCCCTCGTACAGTGCTAAAAGCAGTGCAGAAAGCCTCCCCACTCCGAGATCAGAAGCTGAGATTCTCTCATCCCCTCATGTGAAGGCGTTCTCCTTTAACGAGTTAAAGAATGCTACAAGAAACTTCCGACCTGACAGTCTTCTTGGGGAGGGAGGATTCGGCTATGTCTTCAAAGGATGGATCGACGAGCATACTCTTACTGCTGCCAGGCCTGGATCAGGGTTGGTCATTGCTGTCAAGAAGTTAAAGCCTGAAGGGTTCCAAGGCCATAAAGAGTGGTTG ACAGAAGTTAATTACTTGGGTCAGCTTCGCCATCCAAACCTAGTTAAACTTATTGGCTACTGCTCGGACGGTGACAATCGGCTATTGGTCTACGAATTCATGCCAAAAGGAAGCCTAGAGAATCACTTGTTCAGAA GAGGGCCTCAACCTCTATCTTGGGCTACTAGAATCAAGGTGGCTATAGGTGCTGCCAGAGGCCTTTCTTTCTTGCATGAAGCTGAAGAGCAAGTCATATACAGAGATTTTAAAGCATCAAACATTCTTCTAGACGGG GAATTCAATTCGAAGCTGTCCGATTTCGGTTTGGCAAAAGCTGGCCCAACTGGTGATAGGACCCATGTGTCAACTCAAGTTATGGGTACACATGGATATGCTGCACCTGAGTATGTTGCCACAG GTCGGTTGACAGCAAAGAGCGATGTTTACAGCTTTGGGGTGGTTATGCTCGAGCTGCTATCTGGGCGCCGTGCTGTTGACAAAACGAAGGTAGGTGTCGAGCAAAACCTAGTGGATTGGGCAAAGCCATACATGGGCGACAAGAGAAAACTGTTCCGCATAATGGACATCAAACTGGAGGGGCAATACCCTCAGAAAGCAGCCTTCACCGCTGCCACCATTGCTGTGCAATGCCTGAGCCACGAGGCGAAGCAGAGGCCTCGTATGGCGGAGGTCTTGGCCAAACTGGAAGAGCTCCAAGCGCCCAAGTGCGCAATCAGACACTTGAAGACAGACAATCAGCAAGGTGAGCACGTGCCCATTTTGCAGTCGAAGCACCATTCGCCTATGAATATGACACCGTTGGCATCTCCTGTGCCAGCACACCGTAGATCCCCCCGTGTAAGATGA
- the LOC125205566 gene encoding probable serine/threonine-protein kinase PBL3 isoform X1, with amino-acid sequence MGNCFGSSARVDATLSTTSEASRFACKNSNSSAPSNISIPSYSAKSSAESLPTPRSEAEILSSPHVKAFSFNELKNATRNFRPDSLLGEGGFGYVFKGWIDEHTLTAARPGSGLVIAVKKLKPEGFQGHKEWLTEVNYLGQLRHPNLVKLIGYCSDGDNRLLVYEFMPKGSLENHLFRRGPQPLSWATRIKVAIGAARGLSFLHEAEEQVIYRDFKASNILLDGEFNSKLSDFGLAKAGPTGDRTHVSTQVMGTHGYAAPEYVATGRLTAKSDVYSFGVVMLELLSGRRAVDKTKVGVEQNLVDWAKPYMGDKRKLFRIMDIKLEGQYPQKAAFTAATIAVQCLSHEAKQRPRMAEVLAKLEELQAPKCAIRHLKTDNQQGEHVPILQSKHHSPMNMTPLASPVPAHRRSPRVR; translated from the exons AAGCATCGAGATTTGCCTGCAAAAACAGCAACTCATCAGCTCCATCCAACATAAGCATTCCCTCGTACAGTGCTAAAAGCAGTGCAGAAAGCCTCCCCACTCCGAGATCAGAAGCTGAGATTCTCTCATCCCCTCATGTGAAGGCGTTCTCCTTTAACGAGTTAAAGAATGCTACAAGAAACTTCCGACCTGACAGTCTTCTTGGGGAGGGAGGATTCGGCTATGTCTTCAAAGGATGGATCGACGAGCATACTCTTACTGCTGCCAGGCCTGGATCAGGGTTGGTCATTGCTGTCAAGAAGTTAAAGCCTGAAGGGTTCCAAGGCCATAAAGAGTGGTTG ACAGAAGTTAATTACTTGGGTCAGCTTCGCCATCCAAACCTAGTTAAACTTATTGGCTACTGCTCGGACGGTGACAATCGGCTATTGGTCTACGAATTCATGCCAAAAGGAAGCCTAGAGAATCACTTGTTCAGAA GAGGGCCTCAACCTCTATCTTGGGCTACTAGAATCAAGGTGGCTATAGGTGCTGCCAGAGGCCTTTCTTTCTTGCATGAAGCTGAAGAGCAAGTCATATACAGAGATTTTAAAGCATCAAACATTCTTCTAGACGGG GAATTCAATTCGAAGCTGTCCGATTTCGGTTTGGCAAAAGCTGGCCCAACTGGTGATAGGACCCATGTGTCAACTCAAGTTATGGGTACACATGGATATGCTGCACCTGAGTATGTTGCCACAG GTCGGTTGACAGCAAAGAGCGATGTTTACAGCTTTGGGGTGGTTATGCTCGAGCTGCTATCTGGGCGCCGTGCTGTTGACAAAACGAAGGTAGGTGTCGAGCAAAACCTAGTGGATTGGGCAAAGCCATACATGGGCGACAAGAGAAAACTGTTCCGCATAATGGACATCAAACTGGAGGGGCAATACCCTCAGAAAGCAGCCTTCACCGCTGCCACCATTGCTGTGCAATGCCTGAGCCACGAGGCGAAGCAGAGGCCTCGTATGGCGGAGGTCTTGGCCAAACTGGAAGAGCTCCAAGCGCCCAAGTGCGCAATCAGACACTTGAAGACAGACAATCAGCAAGGTGAGCACGTGCCCATTTTGCAGTCGAAGCACCATTCGCCTATGAATATGACACCGTTGGCATCTCCTGTGCCAGCACACCGTAGATCCCCCCGTGTAAGATGA